A part of Leishmania braziliensis MHOM/BR/75/M2904 complete genome, chromosome 30 genomic DNA contains:
- a CDS encoding putative heat shock 70-related protein 1,mitochondrial precursor codes for MHISRSKFEGITTRLIERSIAPCKQCIKDAGVELKEINDVVLVGGMTRMPKVVEEVKRFFQKEPFRGVNPDEAVALGAATLGGVLRGNVGGLILVDVTPLSLGTSVVGDIFVPIIPKNTAIPCKRSHTFTTVEDGQTAIKFEVFQGEREMASDNQMMGQFDLVGIPPAPRGVPQVEVTFDIDANGICHVTAKDKATCRKQGIVVAASGGLSKEQIEQMLRDAAQHAKADRVKRELVEARNNAETQLTTAERQLGEWKYVSDAEKENVKTHVAELRKAMENPNVAKDDLVAATDKLQKAVMECGRTEYQQAAAANSGCK; via the coding sequence ATGCACATCAGCCGTAGCAAGTTCGAGGGCATCACGACGAGGCTGATCGAGCGGTCGATTGCGCCGTGCAAGCAGTGCATAAAGGACGCCGGCgtggagctgaaggagatcAACGACGTTGTGCTTGTTGGCGGCATGACGCGCATGCcgaaggtggtggaggaggtgaagcgcTTCTTCCAGAAGGAGCCCTTCCGCGGCGTGAACCCcgacgaggcggtggcgcttggcgctgcgacgctggGTGGCGTGTTGAGAGGTAATGTGGGGGGCCTTATTCTCGTGGACgtgacgccgctgtcgctgggAACGAGCGTCGTAGGCGATATATTTGTGCCGATTATCCCGAAGAACACGGCCATTCCTTGCAAGAGAAGCCACACCTTCACCACAGTGGAAGATGGACAGACGGCCATCAAATTTGAGGTGTTCCAGGGCGAGCGCGAGATGGCGTCGGACAACCAGATGATGGGGCAGTTCGACCTTGTGGGCATCCCGCCCgcgccgcgcggcgtgccgcaGGTCGAGGTGACGTTCGACATCGACGCGAACGGCATCTGCCACGTGACGGCGAAGGACAAGGCGACGTGTCGTAAACAAGGCATTGTTGTGGCAGCGAGCGGCGGGCTGTCGAAGGAGCAGATCGAGCAGATGCTACGCGACGCCGCCCAGCATGCAAAGGCTGACCGCGTGAAGCGCGAGCTTGTGGAGGCGCGCAACAACGCGGAGACGCAGCTGACCACGGCGGAGAGGCAGCTGGGCGAGTGGAAGTACGTGAGCgacgcggagaaggagaacgTGAAGACGcacgtggcggagctgcgcaaggcgATGGAGAACCCGAACGTCGCGAAGGACGACCTTGTCGCGGCGACGGACAAGCTGCAGAAGGCGGTGATGGAGTGCGGCCGCACAGAGTACCAgcaggccgctgcggccaaCTCCGGGTGTAAGTAA
- a CDS encoding DnaJ domain protein-like protein, whose amino-acid sequence MFSLIHTRLLLPQRDPFKILGLTRSATKAEVKMRYRELARIYHPDAEAGDSAKMEEVNHAYKLLLKEGGYERLHLPGPRETWARRAYAPPGVTAESRRQPLQEMATAPFTVDQQSCGAAGPSSEASANSTSPPLTDEEVEKVSALDAATERRTPEGKYLYQNRDDQSWVELDRSLLRTQLTRYMSFAAQADMTAELRRRAVLKEKEQNEKSRFQRTADRLADNAELPTRNPYLLRIYALVVVCVFYLMYKRTFERTSHQKKRTQFYQMLEGNREELMTAYEKHKDGLQVMAVAAALVFLAAAEHKTLDDPIVPSPPETFYRSVVPPNDHYTVVAGG is encoded by the coding sequence ATGTTCAGCCTCATCCACACTCGactcctgctgccgcagcgtgACCCATTCAAAATTCTCGGCCTCACGCGCAGTGCTACCAAGGCAGAGGTGAAGATGAGGTACCGCGAGCTCGCTCGCATCTACCACCCTGACGCGGAGGCCGGTGATAGTGCcaagatggaggaggtgaatCATGCGTACAAGCTGCTATTGAAGGAGGGTGGATACGAGCGTCTACATCTTCCAGGACCACGCGAGACGTGGGCACGTCGCGCATATGCTCCTCCCGGTGTAACCGCGGAGAGTAGACGTCAaccgctgcaggagatggcCACGGCGCCCTTCACTGTAGACCAGCAAtcgtgcggcgctgctgggccaTCGTCGGAGGCCTCTGCTAACTCTacatcgccaccgctgacGGATGAGGAGGTCGAGAAGGTGAGTGCACTAGATGCGGCTACGGAGCGGCGGACACCTGAGGGGAAGTACTTGTATCAAAATCGCGACGATCAAAGTTGGGTGGAGCTCGATCGCTcactgctgcgcacgcaACTGACCCGCTACATGTCATTCGCTGCGCAGGCTGACATGACTGCCGAGCTGCGACGCCGCGCCGTGCTaaaggaaaaagagcaaaacgaaaagagTCGCTTTCAGAGGACAGCAGACCGTCTCGCGGATAATGCTGAGCTGCCGACGCGTAATCCATACCTGCTACGCATCTACGCGCTAGTAGTCGTGTGCGTCTTCTACCTAATGTACAAGCGCACGTTTGAGCGCACCAGCCACcagaagaagcgcacacaGTTCTACCAGATGCTGGAGGGCAACCGAGAGGAGTTGATGACGGCGTATGAGAAGCACAAGGACGGTTTGCAGGTAATGGCGGTTGCCGCGGCGCTCGTCTTTCTTGCAGCCGCGGAACACAAGACGCTCGACGACCCCATAGTGCCAAGTCCCCCAGAGACGTTTTACCGCTCTGTGGTGCCGCCGAATGACCACTACACTGTCGTCGCTGGCGGCTAA
- a CDS encoding putative heat shock 70-related protein 1,mitochondrial precursor produces MFARRVCGGAAVSAARLVRCESQKVTGDVIGVDLGTTYSCVATMDGDKARVLENSEGFRTTPSVVAFKGSEKLVGLAAKRQAITNPQSTFYAVKRLIGRRFEDEHIQRDIKNVPYKIVRAGNGDAWVQDGNGKQYSPSQVGAFVLEKMKETAQNFLGHTVSNAVVTCPAYFNDAQRQATKDAGTIAGLNVIRVVNEPTAAALAYGMDKTKDSLIAVYDLGGGTFDISVLEIAGGVFEVKATNGDTHLGGEDFDLALSDYILEEFRKTSGIDLSKERMALQRVREAAEKAKCELSSAMETEVNLPFITANADGAQHIQMHISRSKFEGITTRLIERSIAPCKQCIKDAGVELKEINDVVLVGGMTRMPKVVEEVKRFFQKEPFRGVNPDEAVALGAATLGGVLRGDVKGLVLLDVTPLSLGIETLGGVFTRMIPKNTTIPTKKSQTFSTAADNQTQVGIKVFQGEREMAADNQMMGQFDLVGIPPAPRGVPQVEVTFDIDANGICHVTAKDKATGKTQNITITAHGGLSKEQIEQMVRDSEQHAEADRVKRELVEARNNAETQLTTAERQLGEWKYVSDAEKENVKTHVAELRKAMENPNVAKDDLVAATDKLQKAVMECGRTEYQQAAAANSGSSSNSGEQQQQQQGDQQQQQNSEKK; encoded by the coding sequence ATGTTTGCTCGTCGTGTgtgcggaggcgctgcggtgtcggCTGCGCGGCTGGTGCGCTGCGAGTCGCAGAAGGTCACGGGCGACGTGATTGGCGTGGACCTGGGCACGACGTACAGCTGCGTTGCGACGATGGACGGCGACAAGGCGCGCGTGCTGGAGAACTCGGAGGGCTTCCGGACGACGCCGTCCGTTGTGGCGTTCAAGGGCAGCGAGAAGCTTGTGGGGCTTGCGGCGAAGCGCCAGGCAATCACGAACCCGCAGTCGACGTTCTACGCGGTGAAGCGGCTGATTGGGCGCCGGTTCGAGGACGAGCACATCCAGAGGGACATCAAGAACGTGCCGTACAAGATCGTGCGCGCCGGGAACGGGGACGCGTGGGTGCAGGACGGGAACGGGAAGCAGTACTCGCCGTCGCAGGTGGGCGCGTTcgtgctggagaagatgaaggagaCGGCGCAGAACTTCCTGGGGCACACGGTGAGCAACGCTGTCGTGACGTGCCCCGCGTACTTCAAcgacgcgcagcgccagGCGACGAAGGACGCCGGGACGATTGCGGGCCTGAACGTGATCCGGGTGGTGAACGAGCcgacggctgcggcgcttGCGTACGGTATGGACAAGACGAAGGACAGCCTGATCGCCGTGTACGAccttggcggcggcacgttCGACATCTCGGTGCTCGAGATCGCTGGCGGCGTGTTCGAGGTGAAGGCGACGAACGGCGACACGCACCTTGGCGGCGAGGACTTCGACCTGGCGCTGTCGGACTACATCCTGGAGGAGTTCCGCAAGACGAGCGGGATCGACCTGAGCAAGGAgcggatggcgctgcagcgggtgcGCGAGGccgcggagaaggcgaagtgCGAGCTGTCGTCGGCGATGGAGACGGAGGTGAACCTGCCGTTCATCACCGCGAACGCTGACGGCGCGCAGCACATCCAGATGCACATCAGCCGTAGCAAGTTCGAGGGCATCACGACGAGGCTGATCGAGCGGTCGATTGCGCCGTGCAAGCAGTGCATAAAGGACGCCGGCgtggagctgaaggagatcAACGACGTTGTGCTTGTTGGCGGCATGACGCGCATGCcgaaggtggtggaggaggtgaagcgcTTCTTCCAGAAGGAGCCCTTCCGCGGCGTGAACCCcgacgaggcggtggcgcttggcgctgcgacgctgggtggcgtgctgcgcggcgaCGTGAAGGGGcttgtgctgctggacgtgacgccgctgtcgctggggATCGAGACGCTTGGCGGGGTGTTCACGCGCATGATCCCGAAGAACACGACGATCCCGACGAAGAAGAGCCAGACGTTCTCGACGGCGGCGGACAACCAGACGCAGGTTGGGATCAAGGTGTTCCAGGGCGAGCGCGAGATGGCGGCGGACAACCAGATGATGGGGCAGTTCGACCTTGTGGGCATCCCGCCCgcgccgcgcggcgtgccgcaGGTCGAGGTGACGTTCGACATCGACGCGAACGGCATCTGCCACGTGACGGCGAAGGACAAGGCGACGGGCAAGACGCAGAACATCACGATCAcggcgcacggcgggctgtCGAAGGAGCAGATCGAGCAGATGGTGCGCGACTCGGAGCAGCACGCAGAGGCTGACCGCGTGAAGCGCGAGCTTGTGGAGGCGCGCAACAACGCGGAGACGCAGCTGACCACGGCGGAGAGGCAGCTGGGCGAGTGGAAGTACGTGAGCgacgcggagaaggagaacgTGAAGACGcacgtggcggagctgcgcaaggcgATGGAGAACCCGAACGTCGCGAAGGACGACCTTGTCGCGGCGACGGACAAGCTGCAGAAGGCGGTGATGGAGTGCGGCCGCACAGAGTACCAgcaggccgctgcggccaactccggcagctccagcaactccggcgagcagcagcagcagcaacaaggggaccagcagcagcagcagaacagTGAAAAGAAGTAA
- a CDS encoding putative heat shock 70-related protein 1,mitochondrial precursor: MFARRVCGGAAVSAARLVRCESQKVTGDVIGVDLGTTYSCVATMDGDKARVLENSEGFRTTPSVVAFKGSEKLVGLAAKRQAITNPQSTFYAVKRLIGRRFEDEHIQRDIKNVPYKIVRAGNGDAWVQDGNGKQYSPSQVGAFVLEKMKETAQNFLGHTVSNAVVTCPAYFNDAQRQATKDAGTIAGLNVIRVVNEPTAAALAYGMDKTKDS, from the coding sequence ATGTTTGCTCGTCGTGTgtgcggaggcgctgcggtgtcggCTGCGCGGCTGGTGCGCTGCGAGTCGCAGAAGGTCACGGGCGACGTGATTGGCGTGGACCTGGGCACGACGTACAGCTGCGTTGCGACGATGGACGGCGACAAGGCGCGCGTGCTGGAGAACTCGGAGGGCTTCCGGACGACGCCGTCCGTTGTGGCGTTCAAGGGCAGCGAGAAGCTTGTGGGGCTTGCGGCGAAGCGCCAGGCAATCACGAACCCGCAGTCGACGTTCTACGCGGTGAAGCGGCTGATTGGGCGCCGGTTCGAGGACGAGCACATCCAGAGGGACATCAAGAACGTGCCGTACAAGATCGTGCGCGCCGGGAACGGGGACGCGTGGGTGCAGGACGGGAACGGGAAGCAGTACTCGCCGTCGCAGGTGGGCGCGTTcgtgctggagaagatgaaggagaCGGCGCAGAACTTCCTGGGGCACACGGTGAGCAACGCTGTCGTGACGTGCCCCGCGTACTTCAAcgacgcgcagcgccagGCGACGAAGGACGCCGGGACGATTGCGGGCCTGAACGTGATCCGGGTGGTGAACGAGCcgacggctgcggcgcttGCGTACGGTATGGACAAAACGAAGGACAGCTGA
- a CDS encoding putative tyrosine/dopa decarboxylase, with the protein MQPTCPSLPPIPETMDWEKFRAEGHRVIEFIADYHRALKNREMPASPGVQPGFLRKGINDKAAPQTSSQDFASVLDDIQAHIIPGMTHWQHPDFYAWFPAQVSPAAILGDLVANGFNQPGFNWMSSPAATELETIVMDWMARAFGMPEAMTWGGTGGGVLQPTATEAAVVALLAAKNRALEKCTTNEEQCIASGKLVCYVSDQAHVCVEKATRILSLWHVRRIATRREAGGNCPMHGDDLRVAVEADIAAGLTPCAVSMNYGTTGICSTDDFEGIAKVCQDYSIWLNLDAAYAGATAVCPEMREPLAPAFEHADSIFINGSKWLSLMMGTTFFFFRERKYIVSSLNATGVYLTNKYTDTNRVVDFKDYHLGFGRPFRAMKVYVTLRYMGLEGIQATIRRHCALAKYFHDLLAARLGDLVEFPVEPKFGLVCFRIAVDNAANKRNYALLKVTEEERRVMIVHHYVDGHVIVRVALAYPGLMTKDMEDLADYLSEKVKETIAKIPV; encoded by the coding sequence ATGCAGCCGACGTGCCCATCACTTCCTCCCATTCCAGAGACCATGGACTGGGAGAAGTTCCGTGCAGAAGGGCATCGCGTGATTGAGTTTATTGCTGACTACCATCGCGCGCTCAAGAACCGAGAGATGCCGGCCTCTCCTGGAGTGCAACCTGGATTCCTGAGGAAGGGCATCAACGACAAGGCGGCTCCGCAGACGTCGTCGCAGGACTTTGCCAGCGTCCTCGACGATATTCAGGCTCACATCATCCCCGGCATGACCCACTGGCAGCACCCCGATTTCTACGCCTGGTTCCCGGCGCAGGTGTCACCAGCGGCGATTCTCGGCGACCTCGTGGCCAACGGTTTTAACCAGCCCGGCTTCAACTGGATGAGCAGCCCCGCGGCAACCGAACTCGAGACTATCGTAATGGACTGGATGGCCCGCGCCTTTGGCATGCCAGAGGCAATGACGTGGGggggcaccggcggcggtgtgctgCAGCCAACGGCCACAGAggcggctgtggtggcgcttCTGGCGGCGAAGAACAGGGCGCTGGAGAAGTGCACCACAAACGAAGAACAGTGCATTGCCTCAGGTAAACTTGTCTGCTATGTGAGCGATCAGGCGCACGTTTGCGTGGAAAAGGCGACCCGAATCCTGTCCTTGTGGCACGTGCGCAGGATAGCGACCCGGCGTGAGGCGGGTGGTAACTGCCCGATGCACGGCGACGACCTTCGCGTAGCTGTGGAGGCGGATATAGCAGCGGGTCTTACCCCCTGCGCCGTGTCCATGAACTACGGCACCACCGGTATCTGCTCTACGGACGATTTCGAGGGGATCGCAAAGGTTTGCCAAGACTACTCCATCTGGCTGAACCTCGACGCCGCCTATGCTGGGGCCACGGCAGTGTGCCCTGAGATGCGTGAGCCGCTGGCTCCAGCGTTTGAGCACGCGGACTCAATTTTCATCAACGGATCCAAATGGCTCAGTCTTATGATGGGTAccacctttttcttcttccgcGAGCGCAAGTACATTGTTTCGTCGTTGAACGCCACCGGCGTCTACCTCACAAACAAGTACACAGACACCAACAGGGTGGTGGACTTCAAAGATTACCATCTGGGCTTTGGTCGGCCCTTTCGCGCCATGAAGGTATACGTAACCTTGCGGTATATGGGGTTAGAGGGGATTCAGGCCACGATCCGCCGTCATTGCGCTCTCGCCAAGTACTTTCACGACCTGTTGGCTGCTCGCCTTGGCGACCTTGTCGAGTTTCCTGTCGAGCCCAAGTTCGGACTCGTCTGCTTCCGAATCGCCGTGGACAATGCGGCAAACAAACGAAACTACGCTCTGCTTAAAGTGACTGAAGAAGAGCGTCGTGTCATGATTGTGCACCACTACGTGGACGGTCATGTCATCGTGCGTGTAGCCCTAGCCTACCCAGGGCTGATGACGAAGGACATGGAGGACCTTGCCGACTATCTCTCTGAGAAGGTGAAAGAGACGATCGCCAAGATACCAGTGTGA
- a CDS encoding putative heat shock 70-related protein 1,mitochondrial precursor: METEVNLPFITANADGAQHIQMHISRSKFEGITTRLIERSIAPCKQCIKDAGVELKEINDVVLVGGMTRMPKVVEEVKRFFQKEPFRGVNPDEAVALGAATLGGVLRGNVGGLILVDVTPLSLGTSVIGDIFVPIIPKNTVIPCKRSHTFTTVEDGQTAIKFEVFQGEREMASDNQMMGQFDLVGIPPAPRGVPQVEVTFDIDANGICHVTAKDKATCRKQGIVVAASGGLSKEQIEQMLRDAAQHAKADRVKRELVEARNNAETQLTTAERQLGEWKYVSDAEKENVKTHVAELRKAMENPNVAKDDLVAATDKLQKAVMECGRTEYQQAAAANSGSSSNSGEQQQQQQQSSEKN, translated from the coding sequence ATGGAGACGGAGGTGAACCTGCCGTTCATCACCGCGAACGCTGACGGCGCGCAGCACATCCAGATGCACATCAGCCGTAGCAAGTTCGAGGGCATCACGACGAGGCTGATCGAGCGGTCGATTGCGCCGTGCAAGCAGTGCATAAAGGACGCCGGCgtggagctgaaggagatcAACGACGTTGTGCTTGTTGGCGGCATGACGCGCATGCcgaaggtggtggaggaggtgaagcgcTTCTTCCAGAAGGAGCCGTTCCGCGGCGTGAACCCcgacgaggcggtggcgcttggcgctgcgacgctggGTGGCGTGTTGAGAGGTAATGTGGGGGGCCTTATTCTCGTGGACgtgacgccgctgtcgctgggAACGAGCGTCATAGGCGATATATTTGTGCCGATTATCCCGAAGAACACGGTCATTCCTTGCAAGAGAAGCCACACCTTCACCACAGTGGAAGATGGACAGACGGCCATCAAATTTGAGGTGTTCCAGGGCGAGCGCGAGATGGCGTCGGACAACCAGATGATGGGGCAGTTCGACCTTGTGGGCATCCCACCCgcgccgcgcggcgtgccgcaGGTCGAGGTGACGTTCGACATCGACGCGAACGGCATCTGCCACGTGACGGCGAAGGACAAGGCGACGTGTCGTAAACAAGGCATTGTTGTGGCAGCGAGCGGCGGGCTGTCGAAGGAGCAGATCGAGCAGATGCTACGCGACGCCGCCCAGCATGCAAAGGCTGACCGCGTGAAGCGCGAGCTTGTGGAGGCGCGCAACAACGCGGAGACGCAGCTGACCACGGCGGAGAGGCAGCTGGGCGAGTGGAAGTACGTGAGCgacgcggagaaggagaacgTGAAGACGcacgtggcggagctgcgcaaggcgATGGAGAACCCGAACGTCGCGAAGGACGACCTTGTCGCGGCGACGGACAAGCTGCAGAAGGCGGTGATGGAGTGCGGCCGCACAGAGTACCAgcaggccgctgcggccaactccggcagctccagcaactccggcgagcagcagcagcagcagcagcagagcagcgaGAAGAATTAA
- a CDS encoding putative heat shock 70-related protein 1,mitochondrial precursor → MFARRVCGGAAVSAARLVRCESQKVTGDVIGVDLGTTYSCVATMDGDKARVLENSEGFRTTPSVVAFKGSEKLVGLAAKRQAITNPQSTFYAVKRLIGRRFEDEHIQRDIKNVPYKIVRAGNGDAWVQDGNGKQYSPSQVGAFVLEKMKETAQNFLGHTVSNAVVTCPAYFNDAQRQATKDAGTIAGLNVIRVVNEPTAAALAYGMDKTKDSLIAVYDLGGGTFDISVLEIAGGVFEVKATNGDTHLGGEDFDLALSDYILEEFRKTSGIDLSKERMALQRVREAAEKAKCELSSAMETEVNLPFITANADGAQHIQMHISRSKFEGITTRLIERSIAPCKQCIKDAGVELKEINDVVLVGGMTRMPKVVEEVKRFFQKEPFRGVNPDEAVALGAATLGGVLRGDVKGLVLLDVTPLSLGIETLGGVFTRMIPKNTTIPTKKSQTFSTAADNQTQVGIKVFQGEREMAADNQMMGQFDLVGIPPAPRGVPQVEVTFDIDANGICHVTAKDKATGKTQNITITAHGGLSKEQIEQMVRDSEQHAEADRVKRELVEARNNAETQLTTAERQLGEWKYVSDAEKENVKTHVAELRKAMENPNVAKDDLAAATDKLQKAVMECGRTEYQQAAAANSGSSSNSGEQQQQQQSSEKN, encoded by the coding sequence ATGTTTGCTCGTCGTGTgtgcggaggcgctgcggtgtcggCTGCGCGGCTGGTGCGCTGCGAGTCGCAGAAGGTCACGGGCGACGTGATTGGCGTGGACCTGGGCACGACGTACAGCTGCGTTGCGACGATGGACGGCGACAAGGCGCGCGTGCTGGAGAACTCGGAGGGCTTCCGGACGACGCCGTCCGTTGTGGCGTTCAAGGGCAGCGAGAAGCTTGTGGGGCTTGCGGCGAAGCGCCAGGCAATCACGAACCCGCAGTCGACGTTCTACGCGGTGAAGCGGCTGATTGGGCGCCGGTTCGAGGACGAGCACATCCAGAGGGACATCAAGAACGTGCCGTACAAGATCGTGCGCGCCGGGAACGGGGACGCGTGGGTGCAGGACGGGAACGGGAAGCAGTACTCGCCGTCGCAGGTGGGCGCGTTcgtgctggagaagatgaaggagaCGGCGCAGAACTTCCTGGGGCACACGGTGAGCAACGCTGTCGTGACGTGCCCCGCGTACTTCAAcgacgcgcagcgccagGCGACGAAGGACGCCGGGACGATTGCGGGCCTGAACGTGATCCGGGTGGTGAACGAGCcgacggctgcggcgcttGCGTACGGCATGGACAAGACGAAGGACAGCCTGATCGCCGTGTACGAccttggcggcggcacgttCGACATCTCGGTGCTCGAGATCGCTGGCGGCGTGTTCGAGGTGAAGGCGACGAACGGCGACACGCACCTTGGCGGCGAGGACTTCGACCTGGCGCTGTCGGACTACATCCTGGAGGAGTTCCGCAAGACGAGCGGGATCGACCTGAGCAAGGAgcggatggcgctgcagcgggtgcGCGAGGccgcggagaaggcgaagtgCGAGCTGTCGTCGGCGATGGAGACGGAGGTGAACCTGCCGTTCATCACCGCGAACGCTGACGGCGCGCAGCACATCCAGATGCACATCAGCCGTAGCAAGTTCGAGGGCATCACGACGAGGCTGATCGAGCGGTCGATTGCGCCGTGCAAGCAGTGCATAAAGGACGCCGGCgtggagctgaaggagatcAACGACGTTGTGCTTGTTGGCGGCATGACGCGCATGCcgaaggtggtggaggaggtgaagcgcTTCTTCCAGAAGGAGCCGTTCCGCGGCGTGAACCCcgacgaggcggtggcgcttggcgctgcgacgctgggtggcgtgctgcgcggcgaCGTGAAGGGGcttgtgctgctggacgtgacgccgctgtcgctggggATCGAGACGCTTGGCGGGGTGTTCACGCGCATGATCCCGAAGAACACGACGATCCCGACGAAGAAGAGCCAGACGTTCTCGACGGCGGCGGACAACCAGACGCAGGTTGGGATCAAGGTGTTCCAGGGCGAGCGCGAGATGGCGGCGGACAACCAGATGATGGGGCAGTTCGACCTTGTGGGCATCCCGCCCgcgccgcgcggcgtgccgcaGGTCGAGGTGACGTTCGACATCGACGCGAACGGCATCTGCCACGTGACGGCGAAGGACAAGGCGACGGGCAAGACGCAGAACATCACGATCAcggcgcacggcgggctgtCGAAGGAGCAGATCGAGCAGATGGTGCGCGACTCGGAGCAGCACGCAGAGGCTGACCGCGTGAAGCGCGAGCTTGTGGAGGCGCGCAACAACGCGGAGACGCAGCTGACCACGGCGGAGAGGCAGCTGGGCGAGTGGAAGTACGTGAGCgacgcggagaaggagaacgTGAAGACGcacgtggcggagctgcgcaaggcgATGGAGAACCCGAACGTCGCGAAGGACGACCTTGCCGCGGCGACGGACAAGCTGCAGAAGGCGGTGATGGAGTGCGGCCGCACAGAGTACCAgcaggccgctgcggccaactccggcagctccagcaactccggcgagcagcagcagcagcagcagagcagcgaGAAGAATTAA